The segment CGGGGAAATTAATAGAGGTGGCAATGCTCATGCGACTGCAGCTCAGGGCAAAATATTCACCTGAACTAGGCAGTGACAAAATGTTGTAACGGAGAATATATATTTCCCCAAAAACGTACCCAGAAAAAATTTGAAggagtccagacaactgatatttacccatagtggacagagagtaaggccacATTTTGTTCCGTAAAAATGTTTTGactcgtttctttgttgagaacgatctttcaccAGTACATGGCAATAATacggaattatttaaataataataataccttactaaaaagtaattgaaaacattaaaatttgggAGACGGGTCTGGGACCCgttggatcccctcgctggctacgtcctttaTCCACATCGCGGATCTGCTAAGTGTCTGGCCGTCATTGCTTAAGATTGGAAGGTTGAAAAAGACGACCCTGGTATATTCcaactaatatattttgaaaatattgaacatATCGAGTAAAGCGATTAAGTATAACAATAATGTATTTCAGAGATGATACTATATTCtgtaataaagaattaatttaatttacatattttgactgtgtaaaataaatatgatgaaaggtgaaattattttacgactactttcaaatatttaaggGATAATTTGGTATGATtacataatttgaataaaatgtagCCTATAGCGTTAACATAGGCTAAGTATGTTTCTAGGCTAGCATAGGCTTCTACCGATAATGGTAGTTAGGTCTTAAAACGTGTCTGTCATCATAGTACATAAACGAGCTTAGTCATTTACAAGAAAGTAATTAGTCATAACCTCAAGTCAAGTAAATAAAAAGAACAGTAATCAAAAGTCACAAGCCTGTTGTGTTAGTTAAGTAAATGACATATATGcttgttttactttgtttgatAACATCCTTGGTTATATGTATGCGTTCGTTTCTTGAGTATGTAACACCACTAACTTTAGTAGGTCttatcacattatattttaaagaactaataaatcttataaaaagaGTGTACTTATTTCTTATTGAACAATactttatcattaaaataagataatgtaaaaagtaattacaGCAAGGCCTCGGCTGATGTACCttcaatatttattgcaaatGACAATTTTTGCAGTTAACAGGCAAAAAGCCTGTTATCATCTACTTCCACCCAGGAGGATTTGTGGCAGGAACAGGAAACAATGTCTGGAATGGACCTCAGTACTTCCTGGACCAGGATATCGTTCTTGTCACCAGCAACTACAGGCTGGGGCCCCTCGGTATGTATATTCTGTGTACATTTACTTCATTATGCCGTTTAAACAAAGTTGTTAAAAGATGATCAAGGTTTTCCTGTTGAAACCCAAGGACGTAACAATCAAGGGAGTCCTAGGGGTCCGgaacccccccaaattttcaattctttCAATTACTCTTTTAGTACccgattattgttatttaaataattcagtattactgacatgtactgctgaaagatcgttatcaacaaagaaatggtcaagaactttttaaggaacgaaatggggccttactctctgtccactacgggaaaatatcagttgtctggaccccccccccccaatattaTCCTGGCTACGTTACTGTTGAAACCGCGTAGAAAATTGCTATCACAATTCAAATCTTAAAGTTTTGTTCAAAGTTTGGAATTGACGACTTGAAAAACAAttggattttggacatttgtcatcgttatatattaaagtgttataattatgtaacatataacgatggcacaTATTCAAAATTCTTTCATAAAACCTTGATGATCGCCATTACACCGCTCGCGTAAGCCTAATAAATACGTTGTTATCTGTTGTTTAGGtggaatttctaaaatatttaagatgaTTAAACTGCTTACAGCAATTTTACAGCTGTAGTTTTTATTagaaaactagctgtttcccgcggcttcgcacgcttatcgtaagctttgctcgtgttcacttctggttcaagtgaattatattttccaacGCCAATATAGAATTTGGCTTGCTCTTACGATCAAGAAAAAAAGTGtacgtttatagccattgtacacgtacatgtacttaattaaaaagtggtctaacactcaaactttaagttaaaccagaaatttatcttaaagacaaatatacttCATAACGTAGCGCCTTCAAATATTGTTTAGCTATATACTttacgtaactgtcttgtaattgcagtttttagtgtgcaggcgCAAAAACGTTTATTGATCTACAACGCCTTACCTAAGAGAAGACTGCTCTACCacaaaaaatataagattaagaatttagtttttacaattataaaattattactctatGTATAATGCTCGAATTCCAAATGTTGGAGgacagtataattttaatatagattaacAATCGAGCCCTAGTGAGTTTTAAACTCTGTATTTTAGACatgttgtaagttttaaaataagtactaACTCATAATTTGAGATATGAATATAATGACGTTTATTCCAcagtaattcaaatttaaaagacatggcaataatggaatattactaaccactgttaccagtaattgtggctagttaacaaatttacaatacataataaatataatagatttgaGTTTAGTTCAGTAAATCATTAAGGTTGACGTGAAGGTTTTGCAGTATTTGAGGCCTGTCTTGATGCGGGGGAGGCGAACAGTAGATAATATAAGACAGTTAACACTTTTTACAATGAACCTAGACTTAGCTTGTTTGCAGTGGACACACCGTTTAAACTacgattacaaatttatttgatttcatatataaaagtacacagtttattattttatacaaatacaaaggcaaacagatataatgatatttaattaatcatacgtaaaattttaaccaatattttcctgtaaacaagttcttttttatctaaaagccatattttcagttttttacaaaaaaggtttatattttctactttttttatttcagtaggcaacttgttaaaatacttcgGTCCCAGATAtaagaattattgttttattataaacttgtttacttttggtaACATGAATAATCTGAGTTTATTACTGCGCATATTATAATGGCTCCTTGAGAACCCTCTGTTGCCACTTCTGCAATAAAAgagtattaatgttttaaaagtgaacaaatgttgTATAGGGAGGATGTTAAGGTTTTGGTAAAGAGGAAATGAAGATTCTAATGTTGACTTTTTTAGAATAATGCGTAGAAATATGTTCTGTGTTCTTTTCAAGTTGTCAGTAACTGTCTTTGACCCACCTGCCTAACAGACAATGTCATATATTTCATTCATAtgaactttaaaagtaaaaaaggaagATTTTACCATCTGAGtttgttatattgtatatatttttcagtaattaagataattaagtattatgtaatttaaaagatTTCCTCTTTATATTTAATTGGTAACCCCGCCTGAAGGTGTTTAATTTACTCTTGGGAACAATTGTAAGAAACAATACTTCTGTTATAAGCTGAGCAAAGTCTAACACTCAAGAGGTTAGAATATATAATTGTTTCTGTCTGTCTTTTCGaacagaaatatttcaaaaacgaactgacctatagaatttaaatttcgCAAGAAGCTTTTTTCTATGtgggcaacactgagttcgatgatggttcatgccactccatgggattttgctgggACGTTGGCAAATTTATTTACGTTGGCCTTAAAGGTGCCCTTATGGTGATCCCGAgaaaaaagcagaataaataaactgagcACAACTTTATATCATCGTAACAAGTGACATATTAACAGGTAACCAAACTACCCCAACAcatatgaatacaatatttttgtaacttgatgtgtgaacttttattaaatttcaacacTGCTGTGAAATCAACATAATGAACAAAGTGAGAACGCATTATAATATCTCGACTAAGATATCATctgaagatttttaattttgccagaaacttcatttctacatagacaataatgagttcgatgatggtgcatgtttaaCCATGGAATTtcgactgagcgtcattgaagccgaTCACTCAGTTGGCTAACACAACTTCTTTTTTTTTCTGGAGGATGTGTATGACTTaactgtccacaggacatctcaaaaCTCAAGAGCAATAGACTCAAAACTtgacatgcaacctcagcgaagactGCTACGTAACAAGTGACTATTGACAACCCCTGTTCCTTCTCCTTCAAATTACGATccttagttttgtaataaattgctGTGAATGATTCAAGCTCTGTTTTAGGTTTCATAAGCACGGGAGACGCTGTGATGTCCGGCAACTACGGACTCAAAGACCAACTGGAGGCCATGAAGTGGGTCAAGCAGAACATTGCAGCCTTCGGAGGAGATCCTGACTCTGTAACTCTGTTCGGTTACAGTGCTGGAGCTTCGTCTATACAGATGCACATGCTCTCTCCACTGTCCAGGGGTGAGTTTAAAAGCGAAATAACTTTGGACATGTCAgtctgagagagagagagagagagagagagagtgagagagtgagTAGGAGGGGtggggagagggagagagggggAGGGAGAATAAGAGGGTGGGAGCGGAAGAGAGGGAGAGTAAGAGGGAGGGAGAGGAAGAGAGGGAGGTAAGAGGGGGGAGAGAGGGAGGTATGGAgagggggaggggggaggggagaggGGAGTGAGAGGGGGGAGAGGGAGAGATGTGGAGAGGGAGAAGAAGCGCGGACTCACTTCCCCCTCCATATTCCATACCAACCACTTGGGAAGCAGGGAAGCAAAGCACTTGGTTCCCACTTGTGTCTTGTGAAGGAAGTAGATCGAGCAGTGAACCCCACTTGCTTTGTGTACTTTGGTCGGTTTTTGGTGGGGGTAGTGGTGGGCGTGGTCGAGCTCCTGCTCCTTCCCCCCCCTATGCGCAAGAAATCTTCGcgcaggtcgctttcaaagcggctcatctatagTAGAGTTGCTTTCCTATAGTATCTGTCAGATTTCTAATCATGTAATGGCTCATAGTAGACGAACATGGTTCTGTGCAAATATTCTGTATTTTCCGAACGACGGAGCATTGCCCAGTTTTCACCACTTTTTTCTGGCCTGACTTGTATGGGATTGAAAATTACAAGGATTTgtcttttattactttactgcaTTAGAAATGTATCgttaagtaataatacattttttattcaatttggCCGATGATCATGTCTTCACCTTATATTTGACaaaatttgaaactataattCTTTGCAGAATTTCTTTtttcacttttatagtttttacgACTAACAAAATGCATAATTCATTTTCTTCGTTAATATTCTCGCTGTCTAGAGATTTGTTTAAATCCTCACCGTTTGTTGAAAAtgcacatttttcatttttttcttttttaaggagaggccgatcttcTTTTAAGTCTTGTtctacccgtcctcatgggccaatgGCCTTTTGAGGATCTCACAGGGTTAAGTGATACAGTTCAAGGTCGATGGCAATGATGAAAAGTGGTCACAAACAGAATTTAATCTTGCTCCATCTTTAACTGAGATCCAAAGTTCGACTTTTAGACGGCTCGACCATCGAAACTCtcaaatcaacaaaaatttagaTCACTTTCTAAATCAGTTTTGGTAAAAGCTTTCTTAGTGACATATTTAATTGTTCATTGACTGTTAATGCCTTATAGGCTTGTTTCACCGAGCCATCACATCCAGCTGCAGTGCTACTACCCCTGCAGTGATAGTCAGAGACCCGGCCAGCCTGTCTCGCAGGTATGCCAATCTCCTCAACTGTTCCACCGAAACTTCCCACCAGATCAGGGACTGTCTCTTGCAGAAGTCTGTCGCAGATATATTGGCAGCAGGAGGTCAAATATGggtaaataaactttttcatgcacgaatcaataaataattattctaatacaATGGTCtcaatataatttacaatcatGCGCCTTGAACAGGATACTTTGCAGCCACCGTTCACAATATTCGCTCCGGTGGTGGAAAAGCAAGGAGGAGACAAGAGGTTCCTGAGGGATGATCCAGTGAAGTTGTTCAAGTCCGGACAATTTAATCAAGTCCCTCTGATCACTGGCATCACCAGGGACGAGTTTAACTGGAGAGCCCAATGtaagttttaattgtaatatttataattatagtgtGACCATTTCCTGTATTACTAGCAAATATTTGTTTCGTGTTCATCTTCAAAACGTTTCTATACTTCGCTCCAAACTATTTGTTGGTACTTTATAAGGTTTTACTTTAGGTACTTTATAATGTACTTTATAATACATACTGCATTTGGTGCGGatggaatatccataaaaatggttCGGGGTTTGAGTCCTTACTGCATTGGTGCAATGACTCACCTCATAAACGTCTCTTTAAGAACCGGCACTTTTCCAACCAGCTGGAAGCGGAGTGTGGTGATTCCTCTTCCAAAAGGCCATAGCCCTTCTTGTATATCCCAGTTCCGGCCAATATCAATTCTCCCAGTTCTGTCTGTAATATTGGAAAAAGTTCTTTTAGAGCAGTTGgtcttatttttggaatttgaGGGGCTGTTACCGGAGTCTCAGTCAGGATTTTGGAAAGGTTTTAGTACATGCTCGGCACTCCTCAATCTAGTGGATGACATAATTTCAGCTAAGGATGGGGGTTTGGCGAGTTTGATGACTGCATTGGACTTCTCACAGGCCTTTGACTCGGTAAACTTTGAGTTGATGCTGGCAAAACTGGCTTTTTATCGATTTGATGAAACTTCGGTTAGATGGTTCTCATCTTATTTATTTGGGTGAACGCAGAACACAAAGGTTGACGGGAAACTGTCATCAGCAATTCCTAGATCTGTTGGAGTTCCTCAAGGCAGTTGCCTGGGACCCATTCTCTTCCTCATATATACCGCAGATCTGAAGGATCAGTTGATATACTGCTCGCTAAGTTATTATGCTGATGATTCACAGCTGTTGTTGTCTTATCGAACCGGTGAGTCGGCTGAAGCTACACGTAAAGTCAACAATTACTTGGAGAGAGTAAAGAGGTGGTCAGATGATCATGGTCTTCGGCTAAACTCCGATAAATGTTCTGTTTTGTTAGTAAATGGCTCATTTTTGAATGGCCAATAGGTAAAGTGCATGGCTGAAGGTTGTATCCATGTAGACGGTAAGCCTTTGACTTCATGTAATACTTTGAAGGTTCTTGGCGTCACTCTTGATTGCCAACTCGACTTTTCTTACCACGTGAAATCCATATGAAAAAATGTTACAACCAAGTTGAAATTTATATCTAAGCTAAACATAATACTGCCAGTCtcttctaaattataaattataagatcAACAATTTTCCCTTTGCTTTTTGTTTAACACAGGAACACATGATGGTTCTCACCCGCTTACAGAATTGGGCATTGAGATTTGTTTACGGTTTGAGGAAGTTTGATCACATAAGCGAGTACCGATTAAATGCTGGGGTGATGTCGGTAGAGGGTTGCTCCCATCTTCAAACCGTTAAGCTGATTCATAAGGTTCTTCAGACGGGAAGGCCAGAATATTTAGGAGAAAGCTGGTTTTTAGGCACGAGGTGAGTCAGCGCTGTATTCGACAGGATGGTCTATTAAACCTACCAAAGACAAGTTTAGAGACAAGGAAAAAGGCATTAGGCACTTTGgaccaaaaaaaaatataattctctgCCCACTGCAATAAAAAACCTcagccttttaaaataaatttaagaaaagtgttaCAGGCATATTTACGAGTAAGTAATAAATGTTACTCGTAATTGTATTATTGTGTGATCTATGTATGATGCATTTTGTACACTTTGACAGGAGTTGTCATGAAAAGCAGAGTTTGTACTTTGATGAACGCTCgaccaataaagacatttttatttatttagttattatatattataaggttTTCGAAATGGCATTATATATGCAGAAGTTTAAAAGCAATTAGAGTTGGATTATCAACTTCAAAGACCTATTAGTGTTTTTGAATCTTTGAAACCGTACAAACAGTTGTTGTGTTAACAACAGCTCGAGTTATATTGTATAAGGccatgtatacataaaaatatcagtttctccCTTTTTACTTAGTTTTAGATCACAGTGTACTATTACCTTTTAAAGTTATTAGTTCTTAAGTTTTTCACATGTAACCTGATCATACCCTTAGTCCATAGTCTTCTTGCGTACTACCTCCATTGATTTCTTATTTATTCTCTGTTTCAGAACTGTATAGTTTATACTTTATTCTAGATTATAGTTTTCGGTATAAAATTTCACATGAATGCAAGATCCTCTTGAGCACATCGTCTGCATATAAACTCTATATTCTGGAGTGTCCATCTCTCTACAATATGAACAATCTCTTGATTCAGCCATCCACACATAGAGATAAGGTACACTCCAAAACAACCATGGACTAATAGTAGCTGGGTGAAATATAAATGGTCATTCCGTGACTTCTCAATACGGTTTTAACAACATCAGTGAGTAATGTTCTATCCAAAACCCACCGGCACTGCTCCAAAGATTCTGCGACTTCTTGACCGTTTCTTAATTCCTGAGATTGTCCGTCATTCACGCCTACGTCTGCTTTAATTCTAGCCAGCAAATTATTAACAAACCACTTGCGATCACAAAAGTGGCATATCTTGAATGTGTTCTACACTACAAACTCGTAGTGCATTCCTCCGGTTAGTCTTCTTTAGTCACTCCATCGCAATGGTGATTATAGAACTCTGAGCCAGGTTAGTTTTACAAGTAGACAATAAATATTACTAGTGATGACAACTTCTTTCTGTGAATGTTGGGCTAACCTCCAactcaacttcctcttagtgcagcgtctgggatgTGTCGCTTTTACAAACTTGaaaatctagagtcatgttcgaaAAATAGTCAACGACGGAGAAGTCCAAAATGAACTCGtttcatcgtttcgacatcagagacaactagaccacaagatatagtgtaatatagttgaagaggtattttcattgtctcatcaggtatatAATtgggtgcactacgatgtgataaacacgatctgtaagcacggtggagcaaccgagttttctacacataaaaagGAGCTATGGCGGGAAGAGCTGATTCCATGTgtatgttgagttaagctccaattcTCCTtccattttgagcttcttcgtcgtcaactttttttggatctcttcagacgaatatcaCTACAGATTTCAAAAATCAAGTCTCTATCAGCGTCAaatcccagacgctgcactaagaggaaggtcaATTGGAGCTTAAGTCAACATTCAGAAGgaatcaaccattcccaccatagctacttctTTCTCTTACTTAGTACATTTGACATTAGTCTTAAAAGAGTTTTTGACTTACCTGCAACTGAAACGTCCTATAGACTATGTTCCAAGATATTCCAGTCTAGAAGAATGGCATACGTCCAACCCAATGACGGTAACCACACTGTATGAGAGAACTCTTCTTGTATCATCTTCTCTGGTGCAATGTAATCCTCGGTAAATGTAAATCTGTCCATTTCCTATGTCCACCTCTCCATGTCAACCCCATTCATGTGATTGCTCCTCCAAGATAGCATATCAAACTTATTCTTCCTGGTGATCTGCAAAAAAGGATCTCTATTATTGAGTTATTCCACAAAGGTCCTTCCTAAGCTAGATCGCTGGAGAGCCCAGCTATTCACCATAATTTTTACACATCCCCCTTCTAATTTAGTGGAACGTAAATATTCTTGTATCATGAACTCTAATCGGTGTATGAAGAAAAATCTATCTATCCAAAATCTATCTTCAGGACCTAAGCTGCTGTAAAATTCATTTCGGATAGCAAGCAAAGTAAAATACAGGAGGAacctgctgaacacctgctctttgattgtcctacaatagcaagggagcggtatgcaaTCTTTGGTGgtctggacaagggtggtgaatttccccagcaGGACTTGATCGGTTGTTCTCGGCGATTAGTAGAACGACTGAAACTGGTTATCCTCATGGTACATTTACCGGGTGCGCTAATGGTTCTTGAAGCTTAAGTGCACATCTATAGACCACACCTTAGAAgaagaacaaaaagaaaatacaaactgtAAAATGTGTAATCATttgctgttaaaataaaaaaatcttaccaaagcgttgtaggttgtgattcctgacttaggcgtgccacaacgctttggtaagatttgttttgACCCTGCCTCCCTCCTCTTAATGCCACTTCAACAGCACCGATGCCTCTATggtttttttcctattttatacatttattatttatttcataacatttcggcaggaaatctgctagtaataggttaggttgttctgcgtgttgaccttttgatcttgaaaatacaccattccttaattgtttttcatctcagtaaatctttcctttaaactattggtagtatgtacgctgataaatttcaataccgtaatatgtaaatacggttttttggcgcgcgcgcgcgcgcgtgtgtgtgtgtgtgtgtgtgtgttgtgagtgtgtgttttgtgttgatgttatatgataattaatcacccgattcaattcgtccacaatctccagggaagcaactcgagcctacgcacaggctttctgcccatgtaggctcatttcctaggccactttaattcgatgagtgtaatattttcatgtttaatgttttttaagtacacatttaaatattatagtaacaagataatatagatttgatagtaaatgtgctagcatgtaaatatttttgggaaataaattatgatttgatttgattttgattttgtttattttaacctagtttgtaattatgtattaggttagttctttacctgaagaagagatcagattgcagatctcgaaaacgtagtgttactgattttttttgtttcaatgaacgatgacaaatgtctgaaaaaatcctgtttcctatttaaatttattattcattctgAATTTTAGAGAGAAGATAGAGACAAAGAGAAAAAACTCAAGTTGATTCTTTTCAAAGCTTTTGATCTAGTTTTCACTACTAGaggaaaaagtaatttaatttcataggTAGATGATGCTTTATTTTTTGGTAACATTTTGGTATATACATATGTGATTGTTTTCCAGTTCTTCTGACAAACTCTACGTATGTAAATCGCATAAACAACGAGTTCGACGAGATTGGGCCGTGGGAGTTCCAATACCCTCGAGAGCCTCGGAGAGTCTCCAAGAGAATCAGCGCTGCTTTCAAACAGTTTTACTTCAACAACCAGCCAGTGAGCAATAGCACTGAAGAACAGCTGGGATGGGTGAGTCACTGCGGCACTTAACTCTAAAGTACATTATGTATGAAACGAATTAATGAGATAAGGGCGTTGTTATTGTGCATGACTGATTTAATTCTTCCTAAATTAATTTCTCTTTGCATTTTGTAACCATGGTGCTTTTATTGTTCAACATTACCAATGTTACCCTTAGAGATAATGATATCTCCCATCCAGTAACGTGTATAGACAATTATTTCGGAGGGAGACTTGACACACTGGATGGTTTAGGCCAAAGGGGGTATTTTCCTTCCGGTCAACGAcgttcatgttattt is part of the Homalodisca vitripennis isolate AUS2020 chromosome 8, UT_GWSS_2.1, whole genome shotgun sequence genome and harbors:
- the LOC124367252 gene encoding esterase E4-like isoform X2 produces the protein MPVLYQLLCVCLVHVVESQAQNPHAPVVQTAQGRLRGTTAQSWTGEIIFSFIGVRYAEPPVGIYRFQDPIPVRPWRGIRSAVEDSPLCPQPVPEGLVISEDCLFLNVHTKSLTGKKPVIIYFHPGGFVAGTGNNVWNGPQYFLDQDIVLVTSNYRLGPLGFISTGDAVMSGNYGLKDQLEAMKWVKQNIAAFGGDPDSVTLFGYSAGASSIQMHMLSPLSRGLFHRAITSSCSATTPAVIVRDPASLSRRYANLLNCSTETSHQIRDCLLQKSVADILAAGGQIWDTLQPPFTIFAPVVEKQGGDKRFLRDDPVKLFKSGQFNQVPLITGITRDEFNWRAQFLLTNSTYVNRINNEFDEIGPWEFQYPREPRRVSKRISAAFKQFYFNNQPVSNSTEEQLGWLYADSLIIFSVWQAAQLIAEKSSAPVYFYKFDFEGRYSYRYRLGTQIPYGVGHHDDLIYLFYIKPFFPLFNQTDPEAYMVRTLTSTYANFAKTGVPTLPDSTKQWNPMTKNHLQYLNIAKPPTMKPGLPYPDRMQVWDSQLPIDGPYHQIFY
- the LOC124367252 gene encoding esterase E4-like isoform X1 → MQRLNQLFVCVLVSVYVVAAAANEAPIVQTAQGRLKGTTVRSWSGKNIISFIGVRFAEPPVGQNRFKDPISVNSWNGVRNATEDRPLCPQLVPDDIDIPGGIPTSEDCLFLNVHTKSLTGKKPVIIYFHPGGFVAGTGNNVWNGPQYFLDQDIVLVTSNYRLGPLGFISTGDAVMSGNYGLKDQLEAMKWVKQNIAAFGGDPDSVTLFGYSAGASSIQMHMLSPLSRGLFHRAITSSCSATTPAVIVRDPASLSRRYANLLNCSTETSHQIRDCLLQKSVADILAAGGQIWDTLQPPFTIFAPVVEKQGGDKRFLRDDPVKLFKSGQFNQVPLITGITRDEFNWRAQFLLTNSTYVNRINNEFDEIGPWEFQYPREPRRVSKRISAAFKQFYFNNQPVSNSTEEQLGWLYADSLIIFSVWQAAQLIAEKSSAPVYFYKFDFEGRYSYRYRLGTQIPYGVGHHDDLIYLFYIKPFFPLFNQTDPEAYMVRTLTSTYANFAKTGVPTLPDSTKQWNPMTKNHLQYLNIAKPPTMKPGLPYPDRMQVWDSQLPIDGPYHQIFY